From the Nodularia sphaerocarpa UHCC 0038 genome, the window TAAAGCTGGTGATGTGGCATTATTCCACTTTAGTGGCTATGGTACGCGCATCAAATCGGGCAGATTTATCGATACGGTGCAGAATGCTTTGGTTCCAGCTAATCCTCAAGATGCACAAAAAGATGAAATAGTCAACTATATATTAGAAGAAACAGTACGGCTATTGTTGCGATCGCTCCCCACGGACCGGGTAACAGCTGTATTGGATACGAGCTATTATGCTCCGAGCAAAGTCCAGCCCACAGCATGGCGTGTTCGCGTCCGTCCAGAATCAGCAGAAGCACAACTAGCAATTGAGGAACTGGAGTTTTTACAACAACTCAGAACTCAAAACTCCAACCCTAATAATGCAGTTGTGTTGTCTGCTACCTCAGATACTCAACAGTTGGCGAGGGAAGTCCTATTTTCTGGGTTTAGTGCGGGGTTATTTACCTACGCCTTGACGCAATACTTGTGGGAAACTACACCAGCAAGGACAATTCAATTCAGCCTTTCCCATCTGGGAAGCTATATGCATAAGCTGGGGAGCAATCAGCAGCCAGGATTGTTGAGTGACGAGAAGAATCAACCCAAAGTCTTAACTGTTGATAATTTACTCCTCCCAAACCGCACAGTTGGGGCTGAGGGAGTGATTAGACTCATTGAAGATGATGGTAGAACAGCCCAACTATTTTTAGCAGGTTTACCGCCACAAGTATTAGAAAACTATGGTGTTAATTCCCGGTTTACCCTATTAACAGGAGAGCAGTTAATATTGCGATCGCGCAGTGGGTTAACAGCAAAAGCCCAAATCTCTAAAATTAAACCAGAAACCCCTCTACAAGTGGGGCAACTATTTCAAGAAACTCTGCGGGTATTACCGAAGAGCATGAATTTAATAGTTGCTTTAGATACCGGATTAGAAAGAATTGAGCGGGTAGATGCGACAAGTGCTTTTGCTGCTATTGACCATATTTCTATTGTCATCGCCGGAGAACAAGCAGCCGATTGTGTATTTGGTAAACTCTTAGAAGCTCCCAGCCGCTATGGTTTATTTACTCCGGGAGGCAAACTCATTCCCAACACATCTGGGGAACCTGGGGAAGCTGTGAAATTGGTAGTGCAAAGGTTAGTGGCGAAATTACCGACGCTGTTAGCCGCAAAGTTATGGCGACTCACAGAAAATGAAGGTTCTTCCCAGTTACCAGTCAAAGCCACTCTGGAGATCATGAGTAACTTGTCACCTCGCGTGGTGATGCAACGGGAAACCACACGCACTCTGAGTCCAGAACAACTGCAAAGTAAATCAATCCTCACAGGTCTGGGTAATGCTACCGTGCCGATTAGTAGTAGAATGCAGTACCGATTGCAGAATCAGAGCGATCGCCCGATTTATTTAATGCTGCTGGGGTTAAAAAATAATATCAATGCGATCGCCTTTTATCCTTGGCAATCCTCCGAAGAAACTACCTTTTTTAACTCCAAACCCCTGTTTCAACAAGTAATTATTGCCCCAGATGAAACCATCTTATTACCAAAAAATGTGACTGCTTCCGAATGGATGATCCCAGGGCCAGCTTATGAATGCGAACACCAAATGATTCTCAGTACCGCCCCCTTTAGCGAAACACTAGGATATTTAGAAAAATCCAAGTATCCCATTACAGATCAAAGACCTTTCGGGGCATTATTGAAACCTTTAGAAATTGCCCAAGCATTGTTGCAAGATTTGCATAATGCCAGTGCAGTCAAATCCGAAGTTAACAGTACATCCACTGATTCTTATGTATTAGATGTCAAACATTGGGCTAGTTTCAACTTTGATTTTCAAGTAGCGTGAATTATAGATCCCCGACTGATCACACAAATCGGGGATCTGGCTATTCTGCCTCTGTGTTCCAATACGGTTCAATTAACGATAGATTAAATTAAACATCTTCATTCATCGGCGTTTATCGGCGTTTATCGGCGTTTAATTACACATCTCAGACAAAAAATGTAGAGACGTTCCATGTAACCTCTCTACAAAAGTTCTGAAAAAAGTATATTTGATTTCGGTCGATGTCTATTACAAATACTTCCGCAACAATAACCCCAGCTTTTCCTTCGTCGCCGCAGGTGCTTTATCCAACTGAGTTAAAATCGCATACTTCAACGCCGAATGAGCATCACTAACCGGGGGATTTTCACTCAAACGCCGCACAGTTTCTTGAATTACCTTTTGAGCATTAACTGCATTGCGCTGTAAATTACCAATAATCATTTCTACAGTCACACTATCATGATCTGGATGCCAGCAATCATAATCTGTTACCAGGGCTAACGTTGCATAGGCAATTTCCGCTTCCCTGGCTAACTTCGCCTCTGGTAAATTCGTCATTCCAATCACTGTCGCATCCCAACTGCGGTAAAGATGGGATTCCGCCTTTGTGGAAAATGCGGGGCCTTCCATGCACACATAAGTGCCGCCACGATGCAGACCGACATCTGGTAAATTTAGAGATGCGATCGCATCTGCTAACACCCCAGCCAAATTGTGACAAATCGGATCACCAAAAGCAATGTGAGCCACAATTCCCTCACCGAAAAACGTCGAAACCCGATTTTTGGTTCTGTCAATAAACTGATCTGGGATAACCATATCCAGGGGTTTAGCTTCAGCTTTTAAGGAACCCACCGCACTAGCCGAAATTAAATACTCCACACCCACTTGCTTCATTGCATAGATATTGGCGCGAAACGGCAACTCAGAAGGCAATAAAGTATGATTACGACCATGACGCGCTAAAAATGCTACTTTTGTACCTGACAGTGTTCCCAAAATCAAAGCATCAGAAGGCGAACCAAAAGGAGTTTCAATTTGTACCTCTTCCACATCCTTCAGGGCTGCCATTTGGTATAGACCACTACCACCAATAATCCCAATCCGAGCTAGTACCATGATTTTTAAGTTCTTCTTTGCTGAGTTCCCAAGTTATTTTAGCTAAAAGGGGGTAGCAGGGGAGGCAGGACAGTCACAATCAGCATTGATCTAATACCATATTTGGTGTTGCTGAGTAAAAGTATGAATTTGGATCACGCACCAGGCGCACAGACGCTGAGAATAAGAGTTTGAGAAATTGAATTTTTGACTTTCATACTCTAATTCAGCAACGCCCCAAATTCAGATGAAGCTGTAAGACAAAGGACAACTACCGCAGATAAACACGTATCGATTATCGGAAAAATATTATGCAAGCTGACAAACTCACGGGAAAAATTGACTCAGCAGGTAACTAGGTGATTACCGAATCGGTGAATTTACCGCCCGCAGATGTGGAAGTGATAGTTTTGCAGACAGTTGATATTTTTGATGCTACAGTTCGGGCAAGTAAACCAGCACCAAAAACACCAAAGAGACAATTTAGGATAGAAGCATTTGAGGATTAATTAACCCTCTTGAATCTGCAACCCCACTGATGCGGGAGCAAAATTCTGGGGAAAATGCGTGCTGCGATCGCAATCTGCTTTTTCCAGTTTCGTTCCCTGAAGATCAGCTTGACGCAGATCAGCCGAAAACAACAAAGCCCCCCGAAGATCAGCATCTTGCAAATTAGCTTGACTGAGATTTGCAAAACTCAGATCACAACCTCTAAGATTAGCACCATTGAGATTAGCTTCACTCAAGTCAGCGTAACTCAAGTCAGATCCTTTGAGATCAGCACCTTGCAAGTCAGCATCACCCAAGTTCGCGCTACTAAAATTGCGTTTCCCCTGTGCATAGCTTTCTAGGAGAGTCACAGCAGAATTAATAATCTGTTGAGAGTTTGTTTCAGACATAGAACCGCCTCACAGCTTGTCTCATGATTACTTTACACCACACCCATTCATCATAAGACTGCTGATACCCAAATTGACAGACAATCAAGAATTGGGCGATCTTGATAGTATTTTCCACTATAATCCTCTTTATTACAGATCATCAGATTCCGTGTCATTGATATCCTGCAACTCATCACCTGCCTTGATCGCATTCGCACACATCCAATCACTGGGCATAATCCCCGGCCATCCCCTTCGGACAGCTTCAGGACAAATAGTATAAATTGTTAGCTGACAGTCGATTAACTCTAATCCCGATTTTTCCACCTGTTTCAATGCTTGTTTAAAGATAGAATTATTCTCAAATTCCATAGTCATATTGCATTGGGCGCAAACCATGTGATGGTGATGGTGGGGAGAAGCTGTATTTAGTTCGTAGTGTTTATGTACTTCTGCTAACTCCAACTCCCGGAGAATACCCATGCGTGACATCAGCTTCAGAGTGCGGTAAATTGTCGATAGACTAATGTTTTCTCCACGCTTTCCCAGCAAATCAAACACATCTTCTGCACTCAAATGTTTACCACGCGTCAGATTCTGAAACACCTGTAAAATTATTTCCCTCTGGGGAGTTAGCCTCCATCCCTTGGCATTCAGTTCTGCTTTTAAGGAATTTGCAGTATACATAGCTACATCAGCTTTTTTTAATAAGTTTTTTTGATAATGATAATATCTATTTTAATATCTCTTCTTCAATAAACCTAATTTATTCTCAATAAAATTATATAACTTCACCCCATGCACATCCCCACCTCGAGAACGCTGTTCAGGTAGCGTCTCATAGAGAAGGTGGGGAAGTCCGCATTCACTTAACTTTCGTTCAGAACAGCCCTTAATTCCTTCAGCATCTTACCAGTTCTGATAAAATCTGGATCTTTTGCTAATTTCTCAAGTTCTTCAGGACTGCTTTCCATTACAGTATTGTTGTAATCAACAATAGCCGCATTCAGCATATTGATATCTACAATGGGACTCTCCCCATTTTCAAGCAGTGATTTATTTTGAACCACAGCAAATAGCATATTTACATCTTGGTATTCCTCCAATATCTTGTTAGCAGCTAAATTCAAATTAAATTGAATTCTTGGTGGAACGACAAAACTACCGCCGCCGAAACCTGTTACATTGCTAATATTGTTTCGTATATTGCCTATGAAGTTAGAGAAAGACCCTCCGGTGACAGGAGTCCCACCAGCATTTGCTCTCATGGGCGCACCCACTAGACAACTAAATAAGGTTAAACCAAGAGCAAGAGAGAGAGAGAGTTGTTGTTTCTTCATGAGTTTTATTTGAGATGTAATTTCCAGATAAAGCACTATCTAAAATCGAAAACCATACCCTGCTGTTACCGATAAACCTAAACCAGTATCGAAATTACTGGTAACATCTGTAATAATAGCATTAATAACTATCTGAGTATCCTTAAAAGGAGCAAAAGATCCACCTATATTCAGAATATTTCCCGTCCAGCTACTTACCAGAGATGCTTGAGGAATCACTCTCAAACCTAAGCCACCAAAAAAATTCAGACTATTTTCATCTGCCTCTAATGCACCTTTAGAACTAAACTCACCAGTACCAACACCTAGAGAGACAGTTAAACGTAAGTCGTTGGGGTTATCTGGTTGCAGTGGAAATGACTTAGTAAATACTCCATAGATAGTATCTTTAGCCCTGGTAACATCTCCCCATTTAATCGGATTTGACCAACCAACAGCTACAGCTGAACCATCGCCCAAATATCTGTGTAGCTTAAAACCTACACCGCCACTATCCCCAAAATCAAAACTTGGACCACCACCCACACTCGTAATATCTATATTGACTTCCAAGCCCACAGAATCAACCGGATTTCCCAACCCAAAACCAACAGACATAGAACCATCGTTCCTATCTTTATCCTGATCTAGAGGGAAAAATAAACCACCGCCAATATAAGCTTGACCTAAACTAGCACCATAAGCAGAAGGAGTACCAGCAGTGGAACCAGGGGCGGATTTTCGAGGTTTATCTGGCGCAACAATAGGTTCAATTAAAAGTTCTTGGCGTAATTTATTAGTCTCGCCAAAACTGTCACCCACAGGGGATGTAAAGTTTCTTTGTACAAGAATTTGAGGTGGTTTTTCCCTCAATAAATTAGTTGGCTCTTTTAAATGCAAATCAGTATTACTAATTGGATCAGTTAATAACTGTTTCTCTAAATTCTCATGACTTTGTAACTTTTCTTGAGATTCTAAGCCAAAATTGTCAACAGAAAAAGCATTGCTGAATGTTTCAGGCTTGACCTTAGCCCTCAAACTATCGCTCATACTGACAATATCAAATTCAGCAACAGTGCTACTGTTTTTAGATGCCAACAATCTTTGCCGTAAGCTGACATTTGGCTGTGAATTAAGTCCAGATCCGATAGAAGATGCTTTGAGATTTTCAGATGCACTCAATTGAGGATCTTGATTTTCAGAAACCACATTATCCGCCGCAACTGCTGGTTCAATGGAAATAGCTGTCAGCAGGAGAAGAAAAGTTATCAAGGTTGTCCCTAAGTTCCAGTAAGCATAGTTAACACTAATAACTTGATAAATATCACTTTTATGAAAAATTGTTTGTATTTTATTCATCAAAACATTCCTTGTGTAAAAGTATTCACGTATAACATCACGCAAATTTTTCCAATTGCAAACAGTAATATTACGGTAATCTAAGCAATCAACCTAGTGTATTAGTACAATGCTGGTGATTAAGTTAGGTAAAATTTTCCAACCTCTTGCAGCAAGGAGTCAGATTCCTCAAGCTAGTTCCTGAAAAATACTTCATAATTGCGAAGGTCGATAAAAACCCATCTCCTCATCGATAGCAACTAAAAAAAATTCTCTGATTTACATAATCATATACAGTATTTTACAACTATATCCGTAAAATACTGAAAATATAACCATCTAGATGGCACTGTAAATATTCAAGTTGAACTAGCAATAGCAAAATTAAGCTGGGACTATATTTGGCCGGATGAGTTCCCCCCAATACGGTTCACTTAAGCAAACATCTCAATTTTTAGAATCTTAAAAAGTCGATTATTACCTTCTTGTTTTGAGAATAATGTCAATTATCAACCTGATCTGAACCCTATTCGACTCACCCCAGCTTTAAAAGTGGGGATTCAAACTCTTGCTAGCCACTGAGGTTAAAGCGAGGGGCTTTACTGATCACCCTCGTTGATCATAATCATAATCGTTCAAATCAACTTTCTGCCCATTAGCAACTACACCTAAAATATTAATAGGCGCTAGTTTCAGATCAGCTACTGCTCGCTCAAACACCGAACGATCTGTTTTATGTATCCTTGCTACTATCAAAAGTCCGTCTGTTTGGGAGCCTATTAAACTAGCATCAGCTAGTCCAGATACAGGAGGTGCATCATAAATAACTAAGTCAAAGGCATTATATAAATCTGCCATCAGTCGCTTCATTTTTTCCGATGACAGCAACTTTGCACAATCAGGTGGGACAGGACCAGAAGTAATGATAGATAATGAGTTCATATCAGGTAGTTGTCTCACTACTTTTTCAAAAGGCAAATTTGAAGTAATTAAACTACTCAATCCCCATAAGTTATTTAAATTTGATAAGGTATGAATAGTGGGACGGCGCATATCTGCATCTACAAGTAATACTCGTTTACCCATAGTTGCCGCTATTTGAGCTAGATGAAAAGCAATTGTAGATTTGCCGTCACCGGGCATAGCTGAAGCTATAGTAATAGATCGTATTTGAGCATCAGAGTTTAACAATTGAATATTTGTATAAAGCACTCGTATTGCTTCTAAAAACTTGGTGGAATATTTGTTATAGTCTTGTTCTGCTACACTAGTTAACTCGGTAATAGTTTCAGGAAGTGAATCTGAAAATTGAATGATGGCATCTTGTGGTTTAACAGTTGGGGATTGAACCGGTTGTATTTGTTTATAGAAAGGAATATTGCCTAATAAAGGAAGTTTAACCCTATCTTTGATGCTCCAAGCATCGTGATAGGTATAATCAAGCTTTTCCATTATTAAAGCTGCACCAATAGCTAAGAATATGCTCGTAGCTAATCCCATAATGATCTCGCGTATGATACTTGAGGAAACCACAGGATTTGTGGGCTGATTGGGTGCTTTAATCAATTGCCAACCTAATTGTGTCTGAGAATTTTGAATTTGCAAACTTTCGCGGCTAGCTAAAAAACGATTCAGACTTCCATTAGCAATTTCTAATTTGCGTTGTATTTCAATATATTCTCGTATGAGGTTCGGTAATTGCCGACTTTGTTCTTCCAAGATTTGTTGGGCTTTGTCCAGTTCTTGCTTGTTAACCTCTAAAGACTGAAGTCCAGAGGCTGCTTCTGATCGCTTGCTTAGTATATATCGATCCGATTCTTGCTGTATTAATGGTATCAGCCTGTTCCTGGTCTCCTTTAATGTAATCATCTTGGGATTTTCGTCTTGCAAAATAGTTGATGCAGTGGCAATTTCAATATCTAATTGACGCAATTCAGTATTTAACGCCTGATACACAGGATAGCTATCCAGCACAGCTTTCCTACCGTCTTCACTTTGTAAGAAAGCAGAATTAGCACGAGATTGCGCTAGATTTAGATCAAGTTCTTGCTGTTGTTCAGTTAAATTAGCAGTTTGGCTAGCAATTTGACTTGCTAGAGATTCTGGGCTAATAAAATTATACTTTTGTTGAAAAAATTGCAATTCTCTCTGAACCTTATCTACTCTATTTTGTAGAGATGGTATTTCTCTGTTGATATATTGCAATCCTTGACCTAGCCTAGTTTGCTCTTTCTCCTGGCTGTATTCTAAATAATCTTGAGAAATTTGCTCTAATACTACTTTCGATTCCAGTGGATTTTGACTACGATAGCGGACTTCTAGAATCTTGGTATTACCTAAACGAGCAATTTGGAGAGAGTTGATTAGATTATTATAGTTAATATTTGGATAAGCCGCTTGTAACTGCTTAATGCTGTTTTCAATCAGTTCAGGACTTTTGAGGACGAGAATTTGACTTTCATAATCTAAACTAGATCTATTAGCTGATTGCAATGGGGTTAATTGTTGGAGAACATCAAGTGCTTTATTTTCATTAGCTACAGGTTCAATAAGCATTTGAAAACTGCTTTCATATTTTAGTGCTTTTGGATTTAATATCAAGTTGATAGCTACACCTGCGATCACAGTTGTGGCGACGCCTACAACGACTACCACTCGGCGCTGTAACAAACCTAGAAATTCTTTATAGTTCCATTCTTCGCCTTGCGCCTCATTTCCCAGAATATTATGATATTGAAAAAATGGAGTGATAGAGTTTCTGCTATCTTCGGGATTTGAAGGCTTGTATGCTTGATTCTTCATATATTAATGTGATGATCAAATTTTGCAATAGTCTATTAATAAATGCACCCATGAAGAGAGATAAGCTCTGCTGGTAGAAATATTAGCAGTATATTATGTATTATAGTGTCTTCGGATACATTTACATTCAATAGAGTTATCACTCTTAGTTTATATCAACAAGTTATCAACTGCACCGAA encodes:
- a CDS encoding caspase family protein: MKRRTFLQRIGSILAVLGVTEAEWLTLSDALGGQSLRYSQALAQPSQRKLALLIGINQYQKSPALAGCLTDVELQKELLIHRFGFLASDILTLTEEKATRKSIEEAFLAHLGQQVKAGDVALFHFSGYGTRIKSGRFIDTVQNALVPANPQDAQKDEIVNYILEETVRLLLRSLPTDRVTAVLDTSYYAPSKVQPTAWRVRVRPESAEAQLAIEELEFLQQLRTQNSNPNNAVVLSATSDTQQLAREVLFSGFSAGLFTYALTQYLWETTPARTIQFSLSHLGSYMHKLGSNQQPGLLSDEKNQPKVLTVDNLLLPNRTVGAEGVIRLIEDDGRTAQLFLAGLPPQVLENYGVNSRFTLLTGEQLILRSRSGLTAKAQISKIKPETPLQVGQLFQETLRVLPKSMNLIVALDTGLERIERVDATSAFAAIDHISIVIAGEQAADCVFGKLLEAPSRYGLFTPGGKLIPNTSGEPGEAVKLVVQRLVAKLPTLLAAKLWRLTENEGSSQLPVKATLEIMSNLSPRVVMQRETTRTLSPEQLQSKSILTGLGNATVPISSRMQYRLQNQSDRPIYLMLLGLKNNINAIAFYPWQSSEETTFFNSKPLFQQVIIAPDETILLPKNVTASEWMIPGPAYECEHQMILSTAPFSETLGYLEKSKYPITDQRPFGALLKPLEIAQALLQDLHNASAVKSEVNSTSTDSYVLDVKHWASFNFDFQVA
- a CDS encoding S-methyl-5'-thioadenosine phosphorylase, which encodes MVLARIGIIGGSGLYQMAALKDVEEVQIETPFGSPSDALILGTLSGTKVAFLARHGRNHTLLPSELPFRANIYAMKQVGVEYLISASAVGSLKAEAKPLDMVIPDQFIDRTKNRVSTFFGEGIVAHIAFGDPICHNLAGVLADAIASLNLPDVGLHRGGTYVCMEGPAFSTKAESHLYRSWDATVIGMTNLPEAKLAREAEIAYATLALVTDYDCWHPDHDSVTVEMIIGNLQRNAVNAQKVIQETVRRLSENPPVSDAHSALKYAILTQLDKAPAATKEKLGLLLRKYL
- a CDS encoding pentapeptide repeat-containing protein is translated as MSETNSQQIINSAVTLLESYAQGKRNFSSANLGDADLQGADLKGSDLSYADLSEANLNGANLRGCDLSFANLSQANLQDADLRGALLFSADLRQADLQGTKLEKADCDRSTHFPQNFAPASVGLQIQEG
- a CDS encoding Fur family transcriptional regulator, translating into MYTANSLKAELNAKGWRLTPQREIILQVFQNLTRGKHLSAEDVFDLLGKRGENISLSTIYRTLKLMSRMGILRELELAEVHKHYELNTASPHHHHHMVCAQCNMTMEFENNSIFKQALKQVEKSGLELIDCQLTIYTICPEAVRRGWPGIMPSDWMCANAIKAGDELQDINDTESDDL
- a CDS encoding GumC family protein: MKNQAYKPSNPEDSRNSITPFFQYHNILGNEAQGEEWNYKEFLGLLQRRVVVVVGVATTVIAGVAINLILNPKALKYESSFQMLIEPVANENKALDVLQQLTPLQSANRSSLDYESQILVLKSPELIENSIKQLQAAYPNINYNNLINSLQIARLGNTKILEVRYRSQNPLESKVVLEQISQDYLEYSQEKEQTRLGQGLQYINREIPSLQNRVDKVQRELQFFQQKYNFISPESLASQIASQTANLTEQQQELDLNLAQSRANSAFLQSEDGRKAVLDSYPVYQALNTELRQLDIEIATASTILQDENPKMITLKETRNRLIPLIQQESDRYILSKRSEAASGLQSLEVNKQELDKAQQILEEQSRQLPNLIREYIEIQRKLEIANGSLNRFLASRESLQIQNSQTQLGWQLIKAPNQPTNPVVSSSIIREIIMGLATSIFLAIGAALIMEKLDYTYHDAWSIKDRVKLPLLGNIPFYKQIQPVQSPTVKPQDAIIQFSDSLPETITELTSVAEQDYNKYSTKFLEAIRVLYTNIQLLNSDAQIRSITIASAMPGDGKSTIAFHLAQIAATMGKRVLLVDADMRRPTIHTLSNLNNLWGLSSLITSNLPFEKVVRQLPDMNSLSIITSGPVPPDCAKLLSSEKMKRLMADLYNAFDLVIYDAPPVSGLADASLIGSQTDGLLIVARIHKTDRSVFERAVADLKLAPINILGVVANGQKVDLNDYDYDQRG